A genomic stretch from Pomacea canaliculata isolate SZHN2017 linkage group LG2, ASM307304v1, whole genome shotgun sequence includes:
- the LOC112557646 gene encoding G-protein coupled receptor 161-like, whose protein sequence is MTAYYTLLMALSVVSNGTIGVVFYKKPQLLTVSNNFVLNLACCDIGLSILVLPFAAAATVLGEWPLSTAWCRIESYLLVVLAVAMHYSLLAISLDRNYAIINSLRYPYIFTHRLGNSIIGATWALGFALGLPPLLGWGSFRYDTQQFICSIEWGVNSRYPVVLLILVIVIPALVQAWCYLSIFRAALGHTKRSTKVYPSTTITTTTATTTTTSSTATVDTVTGTTSSSDSYDSSLPTQNVRSIRSTECKAVKTILLIGAAYFLCWTLFVVAACLRYNHIPVSTTINTSAVTLVFLSCVLNPLIYAFMNRATRYEIWRFWGRIFQQLSGQSSLPFVDGDNPASSTWTTTLSSGRQSSGLWATPSLRAQRGSSRSLAGGGARNVEMITIKEESEIEEELGHHAAASMTSDLAVVPASSTTVTSPDALRTAVVKSSMSTRIKHSSEDPGVIVLNPMELNEELHSKKADTSPFDTQCYEHH, encoded by the coding sequence GCCTAAGCATCCTTGTCCTTCCCTTTGCCGCGGCCGCCACGGTGCTGGGCGAGTGGCCACTCAGTACCGCCTGGTGCCGCATCGAGAGTTACCTCCTCGTGGTTCTGGCAGTGGCCATGCATTACTCCCTGCTGGCCATTTCCCTCGATCGTAACTACGCCATTATCAACTCTCTGCGCTACCCGTACATCTTCACCCACAGACTAGGCAACAGCATCATCGGGGCCACCTGGGCTCTCGGGTTTGCTCTGGGCCTGCCGCCACTGCTGGGCTGGGGCTCTTTTCGCTACGACACGCAGCAGTTCATCTGCAGCATAGAGTGGGGCGTCAACAGCCGTTATCCAGTCGTTCTCCTGATACTCGTCATTGTGATCCCTGCTCTTGTCCAGGCCTGGTGCTATCTGAGCATCTTCCGGGCAGCCCTGGGACACACCAAAAGATCGACAAAAGTGTACCcgtccaccaccatcaccaccaccacggcaACAACGACGACCACAAGTAGTACGGCGACAGTAGACACTGTTACGGGGACGACCAGCTCGTCGGATTCTTACGACAGTTCCCTGCCGACGCAGAATGTGCGCAGCATTCGTAGCACGGAATGCAAGGCGGTGAAGACGATTCTTCTGATCGGCGCGGCGTACTTTCTTTGCTGGACGCTCTTTGTAGTGGCGGCCTGCCTCCGCTACAACCACATCCCGGTCTCCACGACGATCAACACCAGCGCCGTGACCCTCGTCTTCCTCAGCTGCGTCCTCAACCCGCTTATCTACGCATTCATGAATCGGGCAACCCGCTACGAGATCTGGAGGTTTTGGGGAAGAATCTTCCAGCAACTGTCGGGGCAGTCCTCTCTGCCCTTTGTGGACGGCGACAACCCCGCCTCATCGACGTGGACCACCACGTTGTCATCAGGCCGTCAATCCAGCGGACTTTGGGCCACGCCCAGTCTACGAGCACAGCGGGGCAGCAGCAGGAGTCTTGCAGGAGGCGGGGCACGCAACGTCGAGATGATCACCATCAAGGAAGAATCAGAAATTGAAGAAGAACTCGGACACCATGCTGCTGCCTCGATGACCAGCGACCTTGCTGTAGTTCCAGCCTCAAGCACCACCGTCACATCTCCCGATGCTCTCCGCACAGCAGTGGTCAAATCGAGTATGTCAACACGGATTAAACACTCTAGTGAGGACCCAGGAGTCATTGTGCTAAATCCCATGGAACTGAATGAAGAACTGCATTCAAAGAAAGCAGACACCAGTCCTTTTGACACTCAGTGTTATGAACATCACTAG